TCTGGTTTTGGACCGTTAATTGCCTCAATAAATACTTCCCCATATCCCCAACTAACTGAGTCTACATAATTCGGGAAGATTCTGCTTGCACTGATCGTGAGTGAAGTTCCATCAACTATTGTATCTAATTCAAAATAGTAACTATCCCAGGACCCCGAAGTATCTACATAGTAATAATCCAAATATACATCTAGCCAATACCAATTCGCTCCGTTTGAAGAATTCCAGGTTATATTAAGGGCACTACCTTTGTGCAGTACATAGGTCGTATCCGGACTGGTGATACGAAATTCTCCGGGCATTGTGCCGGTTGCCTCTCCTTTTCCTTCATCATAATCAATCTTAAATTTACATTCCTCACCTTCATCTATCCAGTTGACATAAGCTTCGTAATAGAAATATGTCGGGTCAAAACCATAAATTTTAGGGTAGAGAGTATCTTCATTTATTGTAGTCACGGGAATTATCTTGAATCCGTTATATTTGTAACCCTCAACCACCGCGGTTTTTACAAAAGAATCAGGGGTGTCCCAGTGGAACGCTATATGACTCATTATTGATGCCCTTTCGCCTTTACCACAACCAATTACCAAGATTATTATACCTCCAACCACACATAAAAGTTTTTTCATAAAACCTCCTTCTCCACTATTGTATCTATAATTTGTAAAATGTCAACAGTTGCTGCACTATTTGTGTCGTTTCAAAGCGAAAATGTCACCTTTAACTTCAAAGGTAATAATTCGTGCGTGTATTTCTTTTTTCTCCTTTTTTGATGCCCTGCGATAGTGCGCGGCATATGATTTAATTATTTACTCTTTGACTTTCATGGTATACACTTCCTCTGGAATGTTAATGCAAATCATAAGCGCACTTTCGTTAAGAAGAATTTTTGATTCAAATCGTCGTTGATTATTCCATAAAGGAAATTTCCAAAGATTTTTCTAACTATTTCACCCTTCTTTCTTGTCTATAGCTCCCGGAGTGATATTGGTTTTAGAATGGATGATCCCGCGTTATTTTCGGTCGGGGCACCAGGGCAGGCCTTTCTATCTTTTCTTTCTTAGGGATGAGTTCCAGGTCTTCAATGAGCACCGCGGGTGCCACAACGGAAACCGGAATTTCATCACCGTAAGCATTGCGGTAGATAAAGTTGTAGATATATTCCTTTTCACCAACGGCGCTGATATCTTTCAGGATACTGGGTGCGAGCGGAGCAAAATCCAATCCGGTGATCAACTGGAGTGAGTTGGATTTTATATCCAGTTTATAAATGTTAAGGGGAGAAGAAAGAAGCGGTTCGGATTTAGTTCTTGTCTGATAAAGTCGCTGATAGCGCTGGAGTTCGTTTTGAGGCATGGTGGGCTGGAGGCGGGTGATGATGAGGGCATATTCATTGCCATAATCCCGTGCGATTTCTTTCAGACGTTCCACAAGTTTTTCCTCGGACAATTTTTTATGGGAATTGATTACCATATTGCTGATAAATCCCACATATCGCGGCACATAAATCTCATTCCAGTAGCGGGCGTGGCCATTGGATGTAGTGATTTTATTTGTCGGAGTTCGAGACATGGGGAAATTTATTAATTTTCCTTCTTTTATCAGTTCGATCTTTTCAGATTTTACGCCCTGCTCGTCTACTGCGTAGCCACCGATTAAAGGTATTCCATTGTATTCTTTCAAATCTGGATCATCGTAGCTAAAGATGAATTCAGGTAAGAGGCGCTTACCAAGGCGGTTGGATAGCAAACCAAGATTATGTTTCATAATATTTCTTTCCAAAATTTCACTCTCCACTAATACTTCTCTAACCCCACTCACTCCCTTGCCCAGTGTCTGGAAGAATAGTTCACAAGCCGCAGGCCCGAGGAAGAGGACCGGTCCAGTATAGCCTTCATCCTCTGGTTTTATGTCAATTTTCATCGTCAATGTCTCTGCCCATGCGTTGATCTTTTTCTCTAAATCCACAAAATCAAAATCTTGTGGCTTTTGAGCATAAAATTCAATATAATCTTCCATTACTCTACCATTTTTTGCCTGGGCCTTTGCCTTGACTTCGATGCCGGTTAATAACCTCCCCTGGAGACTTTTACTCCCATCGCTATCCAAGAAGTACTGATCAGTAGTTCGGCATCGAAAACGGACTGAAGATTCTTTAATCGAAGGATATTGTTTTAAGATCCTCGAAATTCGCACAACCTCTCGATTCAACTTATTCCTGTCTAATGGTGGTGGAACGAGGAGCGTCCAGAGCGAGCAAGGTTTTGCCCTGGTGAAATCAGGAATTGTATCACTAACTTGTTTATTCTGGAGATAAGCTTTCTTTTTTGCCAGCACTTCTAAGGCCCTTTTATAAGTCCCATCGGTGACAAGCCAGATTGCCCGCCGCAGCGCAAGGTAATCATCTTCCACTGGAATTTGTGTCTGGTGCGATTCAATTATTCGGGAACCAGATGTGGCACAGATAAAATTACTGTTATCCATCCGATAATCACCCACCCTTAAATCTACAAAAAGTTCTCGATTATGTGTTTCATTGCTTCCCAGCAATCCACCCGCGGACGCTATTATTTCTACTTCTTTTGAATCTACCACTCGATAAGCAAGATAGTAGGGCTTGGGTTGATTCGGTAATTGCAATTCTGTGATACTCCGTGCTAATTCGTCTTCCAACGCCCGCAGGAGTGCATTCTTATCAGATGCATAAGAAACCAAAGGCCGGATGAGAAAAAATCCTGCTAATACCAATAGCCATGGTTCTGCCTTCAATCTTTGCTTTCCATCTTTTCTTTCCTTTTGTTTGATCCATCTCTTAGTTTTTCGAGCCATTTTTCCCCCTTATCTTGACGATTCAACCGGCGCGGGTAAAATCGGTGGTCGCTCCTGACCTTTTGCTTTTTTCTCAACCTCTATTTCGGATACGAGTATCGAAGGAGAGATTGCGGAGACCGGCACCCAACCTGATTCCGCACCACAGGTCCCGTTGAAAACTTCATAATCATTGCCGGTGAGCAGTATTTTGGAGAGTGAAAGGAGCGGGGTCCCCACGATATCAACACCTCTTACAACTTCATCAGGTCTACCGTCCACATAAATTTTCTTTACAAAAAGAGGTATCACTTTGAAGGTCTGGGGACCCTCGCGGCCTGTGATCGTAAAACCGCCGGCAATATCGTAGAAGATGAGTCCGTAAGGTTTATTTTGCCTTCTGCATTCTTCAATCAGAGCGCGGCGTAATTCTTCAAATGATACTTCTTTTGCGGATTTTATGTATAACACACCCTGTCGGGCAACAACCTTGCGCCCTGCCTGTCTCCTTCCGTGACCATTTGACACTGGAAAATTAGCGA
Above is a window of candidate division WOR-3 bacterium DNA encoding:
- a CDS encoding metallopeptidase TldD-related protein; protein product: MARKTKRWIKQKERKDGKQRLKAEPWLLVLAGFFLIRPLVSYASDKNALLRALEDELARSITELQLPNQPKPYYLAYRVVDSKEVEIIASAGGLLGSNETHNRELFVDLRVGDYRMDNSNFICATSGSRIIESHQTQIPVEDDYLALRRAIWLVTDGTYKRALEVLAKKKAYLQNKQVSDTIPDFTRAKPCSLWTLLVPPPLDRNKLNREVVRISRILKQYPSIKESSVRFRCRTTDQYFLDSDGSKSLQGRLLTGIEVKAKAQAKNGRVMEDYIEFYAQKPQDFDFVDLEKKINAWAETLTMKIDIKPEDEGYTGPVLFLGPAACELFFQTLGKGVSGVREVLVESEILERNIMKHNLGLLSNRLGKRLLPEFIFSYDDPDLKEYNGIPLIGGYAVDEQGVKSEKIELIKEGKLINFPMSRTPTNKITTSNGHARYWNEIYVPRYVGFISNMVINSHKKLSEEKLVERLKEIARDYGNEYALIITRLQPTMPQNELQRYQRLYQTRTKSEPLLSSPLNIYKLDIKSNSLQLITGLDFAPLAPSILKDISAVGEKEYIYNFIYRNAYGDEIPVSVVAPAVLIEDLELIPKKEKIERPALVPRPKITRDHPF